The Fodinibius saliphilus genomic interval GGTGCTACCATTCAAGTACCACTATTTATTGATGAAGGCGAAGAAATCAAAGTAGATACTCGCACTTCCGAATATATTGAACGTGTAACGTAAACTAATTTTATACCATGGATTTAAAAGTCATTGAAAATCTACTTGACCTCATTGCTGAAAGTGAAGTCAATGAAGTGTCAATTGAAGAAGGAGATTTTAAAATTAAGGTTAAAAAGAAACCTGATGTTAAAGAAACATCAGCACCGCAGATGCCGGTACAATACCAGATGCCTGCTCAACCACAACAGGCTCAGGCTCAACCCCAGCCGGCTCAACAACAGCCGCAACAGGCAGAACAGGCTTCCTCAGCTGAAGAGTCAGGTGGTGGCGTTTCCGGTGAAGAGGTTACTTCTCCCATTGTAGGGACTTTCTATCGTGCTCCTTCTCCCGATGATGATCCTTTTGTATCGGTGGGCGACAATGTTGAGAAAGGCGAAACGCTCTGTATTGTTGAAGCAATGAAGATTATGAATGAAATTGAATCTGAACATTCCGGTGAAGTGAAAAAGATCCTCGTAGAGGATGGCGAACCGGTTGAATACGACCAACCTTTATTTATCATCGGATAAATCAGAAAAAATATAATTCATGTTTAACAAAATTCTTATCGCCAATCGCGGCGAAATTGCGCTTAGAATTATTCGTACATGTAAGGAAATGGGAATCAACACGGTTGCCGTGTACTCCACAGCTGATGAAGACAGCCTCCCAGTTAAATTTGCTGATGAGGCCGTATGTATCGGTCCTCCTCCAAGTTCTGAAAGCTATCTTAAAATTCCCCGGTTGTTGGCAGCTGCTGAAATAACCAATGCCGAAGCTATTCACCCGGGCTATGGGTTCCTTTCAGAGAAAGCAGAATTTTCCCGTATCTGCGCAGAACACG includes:
- the accB gene encoding acetyl-CoA carboxylase biotin carboxyl carrier protein; the encoded protein is MDLKVIENLLDLIAESEVNEVSIEEGDFKIKVKKKPDVKETSAPQMPVQYQMPAQPQQAQAQPQPAQQQPQQAEQASSAEESGGGVSGEEVTSPIVGTFYRAPSPDDDPFVSVGDNVEKGETLCIVEAMKIMNEIESEHSGEVKKILVEDGEPVEYDQPLFIIG